A stretch of the Geovibrio thiophilus genome encodes the following:
- a CDS encoding response regulator transcription factor: MKKKILIVEDNRYEREGLASLLSEQNYDVDTVENGRFALDKLHETEFDLVVTDLMMPATDGLQFLHKLRSNGSSMPVLVITGNENMQNMLSAYQLGALDVIYKPFQFSELMDVIKRVIPV, encoded by the coding sequence GAGGACAACAGATACGAACGGGAAGGTCTCGCTTCTCTCCTTTCCGAACAGAACTACGATGTGGACACTGTGGAAAACGGGCGTTTCGCTCTTGACAAGCTTCATGAGACAGAGTTTGACCTAGTGGTGACAGATCTGATGATGCCCGCCACCGACGGGCTCCAGTTTCTGCATAAGCTCAGAAGCAACGGAAGCAGTATGCCCGTTCTCGTGATCACCGGCAACGAAAACATGCAGAATATGCTCTCGGCTTATCAGCTTGGCGCATTGGATGTTATATACAAACCGTTCCAGTTCAGCGAGCTGATGGACGTAATCAAAAGAGTAATTCCCGTCTGA
- a CDS encoding universal stress protein yields the protein MIKIKKILYPTDFSEPSKIALEYAAELAKQFGAELEILHVMFDETQVVSFYLPQVTMQSLSTDIETGSAKQLDEFIQNQPVLKGINYTTTLIKGTPFIEITKHAKETGADMIVIGTHGRTGLDHVLFGSTAEKVVRKAPCPVFTVRPEK from the coding sequence ATGATAAAGATTAAAAAAATACTTTACCCTACGGATTTTTCCGAACCTTCAAAAATTGCCCTTGAATATGCCGCTGAACTCGCCAAGCAGTTCGGAGCAGAGCTTGAGATACTGCACGTCATGTTTGACGAAACTCAGGTGGTCTCTTTCTATCTTCCGCAGGTGACTATGCAGTCCCTCTCAACCGATATAGAAACGGGCTCCGCAAAGCAGCTTGATGAGTTTATACAGAATCAGCCCGTGCTCAAGGGAATTAACTACACCACGACGCTGATAAAGGGTACGCCCTTCATTGAAATCACCAAGCACGCCAAGGAAACAGGCGCGGATATGATAGTAATCGGCACCCACGGCAGAACAGGGCTTGACCATGTTCTCTTCGGGTCAACTGCCGAAAAGGTAGTACGCAAGGCGCCGTGCCCCGTATTTACTGTGAGACCGGAGAAATAA
- a CDS encoding O-acetylhomoserine aminocarboxypropyltransferase/cysteine synthase family protein — translation MSKHRIETIAVHGGQTPDPVTGARAVPIYQTTAYKFRDADHAVKLFDLEEAGYIYTRLNNPTVEVLENRIAMLEGGTGAVAASSGQFAEFMVFSTIAEAGDEIITTNRLYGGTNNLFFHTFKKLGITFRPFDQNNPDEIKSLINEKTKAVYLETVANPGNDIADFETIAKITHENGLPLVIDNTYPTPFLCRPKDFGADVVVHSVTKFLGGHGNSMGGVAVDLGTFDWAKSGRFPSFTTPDPSYHGIVYAERFGNMALAVKMRVQTMRDIGGCMSPMNAFLLLQGLETLHVRMERHVENARKLADYLQKSDMVDWVNFPELEGNPNCERAKKYMPKGTGAMLSFGIKGGQQAGKAFIEGVELATHLTNLGDTRTLVTHPASTTHRQLNAEQKAKAGITDGLIRLSVGIEHIDDIIADIEQAFAKAKKA, via the coding sequence ATGAGCAAGCACCGCATTGAAACCATCGCAGTACACGGCGGACAGACACCAGACCCCGTAACAGGCGCCAGAGCCGTACCCATATACCAGACAACGGCTTACAAATTCCGTGACGCCGACCACGCGGTGAAGCTGTTTGATCTGGAAGAGGCAGGCTACATTTACACTCGCCTGAACAACCCAACGGTTGAGGTACTGGAAAACCGCATAGCGATGCTTGAAGGGGGAACAGGTGCTGTCGCCGCTTCCTCCGGTCAGTTTGCAGAGTTCATGGTTTTCTCCACCATAGCCGAAGCCGGAGACGAAATAATCACCACAAACAGGCTCTACGGCGGGACGAACAACCTGTTTTTCCACACCTTCAAAAAGCTGGGAATAACCTTCCGCCCTTTTGACCAGAATAACCCTGACGAAATTAAGTCTCTGATAAATGAAAAAACCAAGGCAGTCTATCTTGAGACAGTAGCAAACCCCGGCAACGATATAGCTGACTTTGAGACAATAGCAAAAATCACCCATGAAAATGGTCTGCCACTTGTGATAGACAATACATACCCCACTCCTTTTCTCTGCCGTCCGAAGGACTTCGGCGCGGATGTGGTTGTCCACTCCGTAACCAAATTTTTAGGCGGACACGGGAACTCCATGGGCGGCGTCGCCGTTGACCTCGGCACATTCGACTGGGCGAAGAGCGGACGCTTCCCTTCCTTCACCACTCCCGATCCCAGCTACCACGGCATAGTGTATGCGGAAAGGTTCGGCAATATGGCGCTTGCGGTTAAGATGCGCGTGCAGACCATGCGTGACATAGGCGGCTGCATGAGTCCCATGAATGCCTTCCTCCTTCTTCAGGGGCTTGAGACACTTCATGTCCGCATGGAAAGGCATGTGGAAAACGCCCGCAAGCTTGCCGATTATCTTCAGAAAAGCGACATGGTGGACTGGGTGAATTTTCCCGAGCTTGAGGGTAACCCCAACTGTGAAAGAGCGAAAAAATACATGCCCAAGGGAACAGGCGCAATGCTGAGCTTCGGCATCAAAGGCGGGCAGCAGGCGGGCAAAGCCTTCATAGAGGGGGTAGAGCTTGCCACTCACCTCACCAACCTAGGCGACACAAGAACCCTTGTCACCCATCCCGCAAGCACAACTCACCGCCAGCTCAACGCAGAGCAGAAAGCAAAAGCGGGCATAACGGACGGGCTTATCCGCCTCTCTGTGGGCATAGAGCACATCGACGATATAATAGCCGACATAGAACAGGCATTTGCGAAGGCAAAGAAGGCTTAA
- the metX gene encoding homoserine O-acetyltransferase MetX, producing the protein MENSAGIVKPQYVTFRDDFSFESGRVISSVTCCYETYGKLSEDKSNAVLVCHALTGSAHAAGFHRADEQKPGWWDSMIGPGKTFDTNKYFVICSNFLGSCFGTTGPSSVDPSTGKRYGIRFPVASVKDMVKLQKRLIDHLGIEKLLAVAGGSMGGMQVLEWGATYPDMMKTLIPIATTHAITPMAIAFNSIARFSITKDPRWNKGDYYEGEFPVDGLAIARMAGHITYLSDPAFNDKFGRRYSAFEGFYDFNGFFEVENYLRYNGYKFTEVFDANTYLYVLKAMDIFDLSYGRGSLSDAVELIKADTLLISVSSDFLFPPYLTEEIYDIMKYQGKKAFWYNIQSNYGHDAFLLEFEELDRLIREFFADRGL; encoded by the coding sequence ATGGAAAACTCCGCAGGCATAGTAAAACCGCAGTACGTCACCTTCAGGGATGATTTCTCATTTGAGAGCGGCAGGGTTATATCCTCCGTCACCTGCTGTTACGAGACATACGGTAAGCTCAGCGAAGACAAATCAAACGCAGTCCTCGTCTGCCACGCCCTCACCGGAAGCGCCCACGCAGCGGGCTTTCACAGGGCGGATGAGCAGAAGCCCGGCTGGTGGGACTCCATGATAGGTCCGGGCAAGACCTTTGACACGAATAAATACTTCGTTATCTGCTCCAACTTCCTCGGAAGCTGCTTCGGAACCACCGGACCTTCCTCTGTGGATCCGTCAACAGGCAAGAGATACGGTATCCGTTTCCCCGTGGCGTCTGTTAAGGACATGGTGAAGCTTCAGAAAAGGCTCATAGACCATTTAGGAATTGAAAAGCTTCTCGCTGTGGCGGGTGGCTCCATGGGCGGCATGCAGGTTCTGGAATGGGGAGCGACATATCCGGACATGATGAAGACTCTGATCCCCATTGCCACCACTCACGCCATAACACCCATGGCGATCGCCTTCAACAGCATAGCCCGCTTCTCCATCACCAAAGATCCCAGATGGAACAAGGGCGACTACTACGAAGGTGAATTCCCCGTGGACGGACTGGCGATCGCGCGCATGGCGGGGCACATCACCTATCTTTCCGATCCGGCTTTTAACGACAAGTTCGGGCGGAGATATTCGGCTTTTGAAGGCTTTTACGATTTTAACGGCTTTTTTGAAGTTGAGAACTATCTCCGTTATAACGGCTATAAATTCACAGAGGTCTTCGACGCCAACACATACCTTTATGTGCTGAAGGCAATGGATATTTTTGATCTTTCCTACGGCAGGGGCTCTTTGTCGGACGCTGTGGAGCTCATAAAGGCGGACACGCTGCTCATATCTGTTTCGTCAGATTTCCTTTTCCCCCCGTACCTTACAGAGGAAATATATGATATAATGAAGTATCAGGGCAAAAAAGCCTTCTGGTACAACATACAATCAAACTACGGACACGACGCCTTCCTCCTTGAGTTTGAAGAGCTGGACAGGCTGATAAGGGAATTTTTCGCTGACAGAGGGCTGTAA
- a CDS encoding class I SAM-dependent methyltransferase yields the protein MGFNEAAFNYYISSDHIKGDDLDLIRKNFKNKEFECLLDIAAGAGHCAAAVPAKRRYTLDPSMPMLKTAKEKFGLNLPVCAVAESIPFSDNTFDILTCRIAMHHFKNPDLFFREVKRVLRPLGWMVLIDNIVDVEDSYLNVIEYIRDNTHIRSYRLDEILRFARDDFRLIDYACIFKKHDFPEWAGRLAEGPEAVERIEQAFKDLPDSIQKELEVEKTYGRISAYTDKKGFFIFRSV from the coding sequence ATGGGATTCAATGAAGCGGCGTTCAACTACTACATAAGCTCGGATCACATCAAGGGTGACGACCTTGATTTGATAAGAAAAAACTTTAAGAACAAAGAGTTTGAATGCCTGCTGGACATTGCCGCTGGCGCAGGGCACTGTGCGGCGGCTGTTCCGGCGAAGAGACGTTATACACTTGACCCCAGCATGCCCATGCTGAAAACCGCCAAGGAAAAATTCGGTCTTAATCTCCCCGTATGCGCCGTGGCGGAGTCGATCCCGTTTTCGGACAACACTTTCGACATTCTCACCTGCCGCATAGCCATGCACCATTTCAAAAACCCCGACCTCTTCTTCCGTGAGGTGAAAAGGGTTCTGCGCCCTCTCGGCTGGATGGTTCTCATAGACAACATAGTGGATGTTGAGGACTCATACCTCAATGTGATAGAATACATAAGAGACAACACGCACATACGCAGCTACAGGCTGGATGAGATACTCAGGTTCGCCCGTGACGACTTCCGCCTGATAGATTACGCCTGCATATTCAAAAAGCATGACTTCCCCGAATGGGCAGGCAGGCTCGCCGAAGGACCTGAGGCTGTGGAGCGGATTGAGCAGGCATTCAAGGATCTGCCGGACAGCATACAGAAGGAGCTGGAGGTGGAAAAGACCTACGGCAGAATTTCCGCATATACGGATAAGAAAGGATTCTTCATTTTCCGCTCCGTGTGA